The Streptomyces sp. JB150 genomic interval CAAGATGCAGCGGGCCGGATCCTGCTACATCTGCGAGGGCTGCGGATCGACCAGCGGCTGCAGCTGACCGCTGAGAGATGAGTAGGGGCGCCGGCGACCAGCCGGCGCCCCTTCTTCACGTTCGCGAAGCAGTTACGGGATTCAGTCGCAGAGATCGGCTACGAGACCACCTGCGGATCCGCCAGGGAGATCAGGGGCGGCGGAGCGTGCCCATGACCCTCGCGAAGTCCGTGGGATCGTCCTCGAAGCCGGTCACCCCGGGATGGAAGTCCCACACGCCCGTCTCGTCCCGCCAAAACTCCGCGACTGTCGCCGCCGTGGCCCCGAGGACGCCGCCGAAGTCGTCCTGCGCGAGATCGGTGTACTCCTCACGGACACGCAGCGCCGGGTTGACCACGCTCACGAAGGTGCGCCGCGCGGGACGCTGCTGGACGACGACACCGACCACCACGCGCGCGTAGCGGGGATCGAGCCGGTAGAGCTCCACGGTCAGCACCTCGTCCCAGCCGAAGCCCTTGCCGTCCTTGCTGTCCCGGTTGAGGTAGATGGTCCCGTCGGGGGAGCGGCTGTCGAAGTGCACCACGTACGCCGGATCGCCGTACGGTTCGCTCGCCAGGTAGGTCGCCGCCACTATGTCGAGATCGGTGGGCGGCTGCCCCGCCGGGCTCGGGTCCCACTTCAGCGCGATCTCGGCCTTGCGGATGCCTTTGCTGATGCCGTTCACGAACGTCCCCCTTCCCCGATTGCCCGCAGTGCGAACTGCCGGGCGGTGACAGCAGGTTGCCCATCCTGCCACGCACGCCGGGGCGCCCGCGCGGGTTGGGTGCGCCGGAGGGCGACCGCCGCCACACCCCGTGGCCTTACCATGGCGCGGTGCTGGTCAAGTGGATTCGCTGCACCGTGGTGGACCGCCGAGGGTTCGAACGGGGACAGCGAAAGTGGGCGGGGCTGCTGGGTGAGCCGGGTTTCCGGGGACAGGGCGGGGGCTGGAGCCGTAGCCGGCCCTCGGTCGCCCATGTCTTCGCCTTCTGGGAGAGCAGGGCCTTCTACGACTCCTTCATGGCCCGCTCCCACGACCGGCTGGCGGCGTCCCAGTCGGGCACCTTCAAGGACGCGCAGGTCAGGCTGTTCGACCACCGGTTCGACGTGAAGACCGGCTTCGAGCCGCGGTTCACGGACGCCGATCTCCTCAGGGTCGCCCTGTGCCGGGTCCACGAGGACCGCGTCGAGAACTTCACCCTGCAGCAGGAGAAGGTCTGGAACCCGGCGATGGCCGGTTCGCCGGGCATGATCCGGGGCCTGTTCGCGGAGGCACCCGGCAACGAGTTCATGATTCTCTCCATGTGGCGGTCGGCCGCCGAGCACGGAAAGTACCGCACCGAGCGCGTGGAGCGGCTGGCCCTGCGCGCCCAGACCGAGGCGGACGTCGCCGCGCTCACCGGCGACATCGTCGACCTGGAGCCGGCCTGGACGGTCTGACCGCGTGGCCGCACGGCTCCCTGACGGGGCTCCTGTGTGGTGGCTCGCTACGGATTTGTGTGACGTACGCCGTACAGGACCGGTACGAGTGCTCGATCGGCCCTCACCCGATCTAGGGTTTTGGCATGGCACGACCACGGCGCATCGTCCTTGTCCGGCACGGCGAGTCAACGGGCAATGTTGATGACTCCGTGTACGAACGCGAACCCGATCATGCCCTGGCCCTGACGGAGCGGGGCTGGCGCCAGGCCGAGGAGACCGGCAAACGACTGCGGGAACTGTTCGGGCGGGAACGGGTCAGTGTCTACGTCTCCCCCTACCGCCGTACGCACGAGACCCTGCGCGCCTTCCACCTCGACCCCGAGCTGATACGGGTGCGCGAGGAGCCCCGGCTGCGCGAGCAGGACTGGGGAAACTGGCAGGACCGCGACGACGTACGGCTCCAGAAGGCCTACCGGGACGCCTACGGCCACTTCTTCTACCGCTTCGCCCAGGGGGAGAGCGGCGCCGACGTGTACGACCGGGTGGGCAACTTCCTGGAAAGCCTCTTCCGCAGCTTCGAGGACCCCGATCACCCGCCGAACGTGCTGCTGGTGACCCATGGCCTGGCCATGCGCCTGTTCTGCATGCGCTGGTTCCACTGGACGGTCGCCGAGTTCGAATCGCTGGCGAATCCGGGGAACGGCGATATGCGCATGCTCGTTCTGGGGGACAACGGCAAGTACACGCTGGACCGGCCGTTCGAACAATGGCGAGATCCGGAGCCCTACGGGATCACCGGA includes:
- a CDS encoding histidine phosphatase family protein, with protein sequence MARPRRIVLVRHGESTGNVDDSVYEREPDHALALTERGWRQAEETGKRLRELFGRERVSVYVSPYRRTHETLRAFHLDPELIRVREEPRLREQDWGNWQDRDDVRLQKAYRDAYGHFFYRFAQGESGADVYDRVGNFLESLFRSFEDPDHPPNVLLVTHGLAMRLFCMRWFHWTVAEFESLANPGNGDMRMLVLGDNGKYTLDRPFEQWRDPEPYGITG
- a CDS encoding TerD family protein; the encoded protein is MNGISKGIRKAEIALKWDPSPAGQPPTDLDIVAATYLASEPYGDPAYVVHFDSRSPDGTIYLNRDSKDGKGFGWDEVLTVELYRLDPRYARVVVGVVVQQRPARRTFVSVVNPALRVREEYTDLAQDDFGGVLGATAATVAEFWRDETGVWDFHPGVTGFEDDPTDFARVMGTLRRP
- a CDS encoding YdbC family protein yields the protein MLVKWIRCTVVDRRGFERGQRKWAGLLGEPGFRGQGGGWSRSRPSVAHVFAFWESRAFYDSFMARSHDRLAASQSGTFKDAQVRLFDHRFDVKTGFEPRFTDADLLRVALCRVHEDRVENFTLQQEKVWNPAMAGSPGMIRGLFAEAPGNEFMILSMWRSAAEHGKYRTERVERLALRAQTEADVAALTGDIVDLEPAWTV